The following are encoded together in the Enterobacteriaceae endosymbiont of Plateumaris sericea genome:
- the ptsG gene encoding PTS glucose transporter subunit IIBC has protein sequence MFNNVFANLQKVGKSLMLPVSVLPIAGILLGIGSANFYWLPKIISNLMEKTGGSVFSNMPLIFAIGIALGFTKNNGVSALASVISYGILTKTVEVIIPLLLYNIPYDIILKKHFADTGVLGGIISGAIAAYMFNKFHQIKLVEYLGFFSGRRFVPIISGLTSIFVGIILSFIWLPLGKIIQYFSHWAAYQNPILAFGIYGVVERSLLPFGLHHIWNVPFQMEIGSFTNNITKQVYHGDIARYISGDPSAGKLAGGFLFKMYGLPAAAIAIWHSSKKENRIKIGSLMISAALTSFFTGITEPIEFSFMYVEPILYVIHIILAGLSFPICIALGMRNGTSFSHGLIDFIILSGHGSKIWLFPIIGSFYAILYYSIFRILIVKWNLKTPGREHSSNISNTYKNIIEKQPEYIKQLVDSFGGKKNITNLDACITRLRVSVIDVNKVNQEKLIKLGALGVIISGNGVQAVFGTKSDNLKTEIDIFIGNKY, from the coding sequence ATGTTTAATAATGTATTTGCTAATTTACAAAAAGTTGGTAAATCTTTAATGTTACCAGTTTCAGTATTACCTATTGCTGGTATATTATTAGGTATTGGATCAGCTAATTTTTACTGGTTACCAAAAATTATTTCTAATCTTATGGAAAAAACAGGAGGTTCTGTTTTTTCTAATATGCCATTAATTTTTGCTATTGGAATAGCTTTAGGTTTTACTAAAAATAATGGTGTATCTGCATTAGCATCTGTTATTTCATATGGTATTTTAACTAAAACTGTAGAAGTAATTATTCCATTATTACTATATAATATTCCATATGATATTATATTAAAAAAACATTTTGCTGATACAGGTGTATTAGGAGGAATTATATCTGGAGCTATAGCTGCATATATGTTTAATAAATTTCATCAAATTAAATTAGTGGAATATCTTGGTTTTTTTTCTGGAAGACGTTTTGTTCCTATTATTTCTGGTTTAACATCAATTTTTGTTGGAATTATATTATCTTTTATATGGTTACCGTTAGGTAAAATTATTCAATATTTTTCACATTGGGCAGCTTATCAAAATCCAATACTTGCTTTTGGAATATATGGAGTTGTAGAAAGATCTTTATTACCTTTTGGTTTACATCATATTTGGAATGTTCCGTTTCAAATGGAAATTGGATCATTTACTAATAATATAACAAAACAAGTATATCATGGAGATATTGCTAGATATATATCAGGAGATCCTAGTGCAGGTAAATTAGCAGGTGGTTTTTTATTTAAGATGTATGGTTTACCAGCAGCAGCAATTGCAATATGGCATTCATCTAAAAAAGAAAATAGAATTAAAATTGGTAGTTTAATGATATCTGCAGCATTAACTTCTTTTTTTACTGGAATTACAGAACCAATAGAATTTTCTTTTATGTATGTAGAACCTATATTATATGTAATACATATTATTTTAGCAGGTTTATCTTTTCCTATTTGTATAGCATTAGGAATGAGAAATGGAACAAGTTTTTCTCATGGTTTAATTGATTTTATCATATTAAGTGGTCATGGTAGTAAAATATGGTTATTTCCAATAATAGGAAGTTTTTATGCTATATTATATTATTCTATTTTTAGGATATTAATAGTTAAATGGAATTTAAAAACTCCTGGAAGAGAACATTCAAGTAATATATCTAATACTTATAAAAATATAATAGAAAAACAACCAGAATACATTAAACAATTAGTAGATAGTTTTGGAGGTAAAAAAAATATTACAAATTTAGACGCATGTATTACTAGGTTACGTGTTAGTGTTATAGATGTTAATAAAGTAAATCAAGAAAAATTAATAAAATTAGGTGCATTAGGAGTTATTATATCTGGTAATGGTGTACAAGCTGTATTTGGAACTAAATCTGATAATTTAAAAACAGAAATAGATATTTTCATAGGTAATAAATATTAA
- the trpA gene encoding tryptophan synthase subunit alpha produces the protein MKKRYTNMFQCLKKKKESALIPFITIGDPSIKVFFNIIDTLIYNGSNGLELGIPFSDPLADGSIIQKANKRALSLGINIIKCFQLISIIRDKYPNIPIGILIYANIIYSYGINKFYDQCYKSGIDSVLIVDVPIEEFIPFYKKSIKNKILPVLICPPNANNNLLKKISSFHCAYTYVLSRSGITGIDQTINNTFNISNLFSKLIKYNAALPLQGFGIYTTNHIKNAINNGAYGVILGSFIIKLIEDNQYNSIILLKKLKNIIIKLKYATIR, from the coding sequence ATGAAAAAACGTTATACTAATATGTTTCAATGTTTAAAAAAGAAGAAAGAATCTGCATTAATACCTTTTATTACCATAGGAGATCCATCTATAAAAGTATTTTTTAATATAATTGATACTCTTATTTATAATGGTTCAAATGGATTAGAATTAGGAATACCATTTTCTGATCCATTAGCTGATGGTTCTATTATTCAAAAAGCAAATAAAAGAGCTTTAAGTTTAGGTATTAATATTATTAAATGTTTTCAATTAATTAGTATTATTAGAGATAAATATCCTAATATTCCTATTGGAATATTAATATATGCTAATATTATTTATTCTTATGGTATAAATAAATTTTATGATCAGTGTTATAAATCTGGAATTGATTCTGTTCTTATTGTCGATGTACCTATAGAAGAGTTTATACCTTTTTATAAAAAATCAATTAAAAATAAAATTTTACCTGTTCTTATTTGTCCACCAAATGCTAATAATAATTTATTAAAAAAAATTTCATCTTTTCATTGTGCATATACTTATGTCTTATCAAGATCTGGAATTACTGGAATTGATCAAACGATTAATAATACATTTAATATTTCTAATTTATTTTCTAAATTAATAAAATATAATGCAGCTTTACCATTACAAGGTTTTGGCATTTATACAACTAATCATATTAAAAATGCTATTAATAATGGTGCTTATGGAGTGATTTTAGGATCATTTATTATTAAACTAATAGAAGATAATCAATATAATTCTATTATATTATTAAAAAAATTAAAAAATATAATAATAAAATTAAAATATGCCACAATTAGGTAA
- a CDS encoding potassium/proton antiporter, which yields MDLQSTFILFIIGCILITSSILLSSITSKIGVSILLVFLAIGILSGSGGIGRISFHSYLIANIISNLALAVILLDGGMRTKISSIKIALAPALSLATIGVLITAGLIGIITSYLFKIHFIYGFLVGSILASTDAAAIFTSGKGLNERVTSILEIESGSNDPMAVFLTTSIIKMIKIKQLDFTINILILHFLHLIKEFILGIILGLIGAWIFKKIINKIILVSGLYPLIALSIGIFIYSLTNLLDGSGILAIYLYGFVIGNYNIRSCNNILQTFNGIAWLSQIAMFLILGLLVTPYSLFHIALPSLVLSFWIVFIVRPLSVFIGLLPFSRFYLREKFFISWMGLRGAVPIILALFPVISQIENAMLFFNIAFIVVVTSLIIQGSFLTFFARKTKILIPSIILPNHRMNLDINVLYQWEQFIYILNAETWCIGSSLRDLYMPKQTFITALFRKNILLRPTGNTILQKDDIICIMGHENNLKELGKLFSKSISLSLNQKFFGDFILDAETKLYDIVKIYSLKLNDHIDVQQSIGNLLISLIKSNTIVVGDNIKWNNILWTIAEKENNKISRIGISSIKNTN from the coding sequence TTGGATTTACAATCAACTTTTATTTTATTTATAATTGGATGTATTTTAATTACATCTAGTATTTTACTAAGTTCAATTACTTCTAAAATAGGAGTTTCTATTTTATTAGTATTTTTAGCTATAGGTATATTATCAGGATCAGGAGGTATTGGTAGAATTTCATTTCATAGTTATTTAATAGCAAATATTATTAGTAATTTAGCTTTAGCTGTTATTTTACTTGATGGAGGTATGAGAACAAAAATTTCTTCAATAAAAATTGCTTTAGCTCCTGCATTATCTTTAGCAACAATTGGAGTTTTAATAACAGCTGGATTAATAGGAATTATTACATCTTATCTATTTAAAATTCATTTTATTTATGGTTTTCTAGTTGGTTCAATATTAGCATCTACTGATGCTGCTGCTATTTTTACTTCTGGTAAAGGATTAAATGAAAGAGTAACTTCTATTCTTGAAATAGAATCTGGTAGTAATGATCCTATGGCTGTATTTTTAACAACATCTATTATTAAAATGATTAAAATTAAACAATTAGATTTTACTATTAATATATTAATATTACATTTTTTACATTTAATTAAAGAATTTATATTAGGAATTATATTAGGATTAATTGGAGCATGGATATTTAAAAAAATTATTAATAAAATTATATTAGTTAGTGGATTATATCCATTAATAGCATTAAGTATTGGTATATTTATTTATTCTTTAACTAATTTATTAGATGGTAGTGGCATTTTAGCAATTTATTTATATGGTTTTGTTATTGGTAATTATAATATTCGTAGTTGTAATAATATTCTTCAAACATTCAATGGTATTGCATGGTTAAGTCAAATAGCTATGTTTTTAATATTAGGATTATTAGTAACTCCTTATTCTTTATTTCATATTGCATTACCATCATTAGTATTATCTTTTTGGATAGTTTTTATAGTTAGACCATTATCTGTTTTTATAGGATTATTACCATTTAGTCGTTTTTATTTACGTGAAAAATTTTTTATTAGTTGGATGGGTTTAAGAGGTGCTGTTCCAATTATATTAGCATTATTTCCTGTAATCTCACAAATAGAAAATGCTATGTTATTTTTTAATATAGCATTTATTGTTGTTGTAACTTCTTTAATAATTCAAGGTAGTTTTTTAACTTTTTTTGCACGAAAAACAAAAATATTAATACCATCCATTATTTTACCTAATCATAGAATGAATTTAGACATAAATGTTCTATATCAATGGGAACAATTTATTTATATATTAAATGCAGAAACTTGGTGTATTGGATCCTCATTACGTGATTTATATATGCCTAAACAAACATTTATTACTGCATTATTCAGAAAAAATATATTATTAAGACCTACTGGAAATACTATTTTACAAAAAGATGATATAATTTGTATTATGGGTCATGAAAATAATTTAAAAGAATTAGGAAAACTATTTAGTAAATCGATTTCATTATCATTAAATCAAAAATTTTTTGGAGATTTTATTCTTGATGCTGAAACTAAATTATATGATATAGTTAAAATTTATAGCTTAAAATTAAATGATCATATTGATGTACAGCAATCGATAGGAAATTTATTAATTTCTTTAATTAAAAGTAATACTATAGTAGTAGGAGATAATATTAAATGGAATAATATTTTATGGACTATTGCAGAAAAAGAAAATAATAAAATTAGTAGAATAGGTATTAGTTCTATAAAAAATACTAATTAA
- the trpB gene encoding tryptophan synthase subunit beta, whose product MITSLPSYFGKFGGMFVPQILTPALLELEQTFIKSQKDPIFKKKYNFLLKNYVGRPTPLTLCNNLTKNTNSILYLKREDLLHSGAHKINQALGQALLAKKMNKKEIIAETGAGQHGVAASIVCALLELKCKVFMGEKDIQRQKSNVLRMKLLGTEVISVNKNNGTLKDACNEAIRYWSSNYKNSHYMIGTAAGPHPYPTIVSKFQSIIGKEVKNDIILMEKKLPDILIACVGGGSNAIGLFKDFISDKSVQLIGIEPGGLGINTKKHGAALKHGKIGIYFGMKTSIMQTENYQIAESYSISAGLDFPAVGPEHVYLNNIGRAKYYSITDKEAIEAFKLLCLKEGIIPALESSHALAYALKIIKNNPIKKQILVVNLSGRGDKDITTVNNYL is encoded by the coding sequence ATGATTACTTCATTACCTAGTTATTTTGGTAAATTTGGTGGAATGTTTGTACCACAAATATTAACACCTGCTTTATTAGAATTAGAACAAACATTTATTAAATCTCAAAAAGATCCTATTTTTAAAAAAAAATATAATTTTTTATTAAAAAATTATGTAGGTCGTCCAACACCATTAACATTATGTAATAATTTAACTAAAAATACTAATTCTATTCTTTATTTAAAAAGAGAAGATCTTCTTCATAGTGGAGCACATAAAATTAACCAAGCATTAGGTCAAGCATTATTAGCAAAAAAAATGAATAAAAAAGAAATTATAGCAGAAACAGGAGCAGGACAACATGGAGTAGCAGCATCAATAGTATGTGCACTTTTAGAATTAAAATGTAAAGTTTTTATGGGAGAAAAAGATATACAACGTCAAAAATCTAATGTTTTAAGAATGAAATTATTAGGAACAGAAGTAATTTCAGTTAATAAAAATAATGGTACATTAAAAGATGCATGCAATGAAGCAATTCGTTATTGGTCAAGTAATTATAAAAATTCTCATTATATGATAGGAACTGCAGCTGGTCCTCATCCTTATCCTACTATAGTAAGTAAATTTCAAAGTATTATAGGTAAAGAAGTAAAAAATGATATAATTTTAATGGAAAAAAAATTACCTGATATATTAATAGCATGTGTAGGTGGTGGATCTAATGCAATTGGATTATTTAAAGATTTTATTTCAGATAAATCTGTACAATTAATTGGGATAGAACCAGGAGGTTTAGGTATTAATACAAAAAAACATGGTGCAGCTTTAAAACATGGTAAAATAGGAATATATTTTGGTATGAAAACGTCTATTATGCAAACAGAAAATTATCAAATTGCTGAATCTTATTCAATATCTGCAGGTTTAGATTTTCCTGCTGTAGGACCTGAACATGTATATTTAAATAATATAGGTAGAGCTAAATATTATTCTATTACAGATAAAGAAGCTATAGAAGCTTTTAAATTATTATGTTTAAAAGAAGGTATAATACCAGCCTTAGAATCTTCACATGCATTAGCATATGCTTTAAAAATTATTAAAAATAATCCTATAAAAAAACAAATATTAGTAGTAAATTTATCTGGTAGAGGTGATAAAGACATTACTACAGTTAATAATTATTTATAA
- a CDS encoding HIT domain-containing protein, protein MKNNNDIFKKIILHKTSTKIIYQDNLVTAFNDIYPKSPVHILIIPNNFIETFNDINHTHELILGRMLLVASKIAKQKSIDKDGYRIVINCNKHGCQEIFYLHIHLLGGRQGSKEYY, encoded by the coding sequence ATGAAAAATAATAATGATATTTTTAAAAAAATAATATTACATAAAACTTCAACAAAAATTATATATCAGGATAATTTAGTTACTGCTTTTAATGATATTTATCCTAAAAGTCCAGTACATATTTTAATTATACCAAATAATTTTATAGAAACTTTTAATGATATAAATCATACACATGAATTAATTTTAGGTAGAATGTTATTAGTTGCTTCTAAAATAGCAAAACAAAAAAGTATAGATAAAGATGGATATAGAATAGTTATTAATTGTAATAAACATGGATGTCAAGAAATATTTTATTTACATATTCATCTTCTAGGAGGAAGACAAGGAAGTAAAGAATATTATTGA
- the gap gene encoding type I glyceraldehyde-3-phosphate dehydrogenase, translated as MSIRIAINGFGRIGRVLFRAAQKNPKIKIVAINDLLEINYMAYMLKYDSTHGKFKGNIEIKNQYLIINGNYINVFFERDPYKLKWNDLGIDVVVESTGIFLTKELANKHIVAGAKKVIITAPPKDNSIPMYVKGVNFEKYNGEKIVSNASCTTNCLAPLAKIIHDNFIIEEGLMTTVHAVTSTQKTVDSPSYKDWRGGRGAYQNIIPSTTGAAKAVGYVIPELNGKLTGISLRVPVTNVSVVDLTVKLLKETTLDKIFNQIKFASHNTMKGVIGYTEDDVVSSDFNGETLTSIFDKKASILISKTFVKLIAWYDNETGYSNKVLDLILHITKNN; from the coding sequence ATGTCTATTAGAATTGCTATTAATGGATTTGGAAGAATAGGTCGTGTTCTTTTTCGTGCTGCACAAAAAAATCCTAAAATTAAAATTGTAGCTATTAATGATTTATTAGAAATAAATTATATGGCTTATATGTTAAAATACGATTCTACACATGGAAAATTCAAAGGTAATATTGAAATAAAAAATCAATATTTAATTATTAATGGTAATTATATTAATGTTTTCTTTGAAAGAGATCCTTATAAATTAAAATGGAATGATTTAGGTATAGATGTAGTTGTAGAATCTACAGGAATTTTTTTAACTAAAGAATTAGCAAATAAACATATAGTTGCAGGTGCTAAAAAAGTTATTATCACTGCTCCTCCTAAAGATAATAGTATTCCTATGTATGTTAAAGGTGTTAATTTTGAAAAATATAATGGTGAAAAGATTGTATCTAATGCTTCTTGTACAACCAATTGTTTAGCACCTTTAGCAAAAATTATTCATGATAACTTTATTATAGAAGAAGGATTAATGACAACAGTACATGCTGTTACTTCAACACAAAAAACAGTAGATAGTCCTTCTTATAAAGATTGGAGAGGCGGTAGAGGTGCATATCAAAATATTATTCCATCTACTACTGGTGCGGCTAAAGCAGTAGGATATGTTATTCCTGAATTAAATGGTAAATTAACAGGAATATCTTTACGAGTTCCTGTTACTAATGTTTCTGTTGTTGATTTAACTGTTAAATTATTAAAAGAAACTACATTAGATAAAATATTTAATCAAATAAAATTTGCTTCACATAATACTATGAAAGGTGTTATTGGATATACAGAAGATGATGTAGTTTCTAGTGATTTTAATGGAGAAACATTAACATCTATTTTTGATAAAAAAGCTAGTATTTTAATTAGTAAGACTTTTGTAAAATTGATTGCTTGGTATGATAATGAAACAGGATATTCTAATAAAGTTTTAGATCTTATCTTACATATTACAAAAAATAATTAA
- a CDS encoding DNA polymerase III subunit delta' C-terminal domain-containing protein, translating into MLCKKIFSLCYPWLNNNYKKILSQFLKNKSYHAFVFCSINGIGTIDLIYAIIKWILCTNKNYLYNCEKCKNCILIKTGNHPDLYIIKKKYGHINISIDNIRNIIDNIYNNSYRDQGKIIWLPYAKQLNNSSSNAILKILEEPPKNTWFFIQCHNKNDLLTTISSRCQIWYINPPSEKDGLYWLKKKLNNNYEKKIIITALRVCNYSPINAYKLLNSSLWLQRKNLYEIFISAIKHDILCLLKILNTNNILLYFNWLYLILLDVIKYHLKFKKKFFYNIDQLDLILAISNLINLNNIFLIIDDLLYYRKCLININNINQKLVLIRFLLSLEKKTNINNNN; encoded by the coding sequence ATGTTATGTAAAAAAATATTTTCATTATGTTACCCTTGGTTAAATAATAATTATAAAAAAATATTATCTCAGTTTTTAAAAAATAAAAGTTATCATGCTTTTGTTTTTTGTTCAATAAATGGGATAGGCACTATAGATTTAATCTATGCAATAATTAAATGGATATTATGTACAAATAAAAATTATTTATATAATTGTGAAAAATGTAAAAATTGTATTTTAATAAAAACAGGTAATCATCCTGATTTATATATTATAAAAAAAAAATATGGTCATATAAATATAAGTATAGATAATATTAGAAATATTATTGATAATATTTATAATAATTCTTATAGAGACCAAGGGAAAATAATATGGTTACCATATGCTAAACAATTAAATAATTCATCTAGTAATGCAATTTTAAAAATTCTTGAAGAACCTCCTAAAAATACTTGGTTTTTTATACAATGTCATAATAAAAATGATTTATTAACTACGATATCTAGTCGTTGTCAAATATGGTATATTAATCCACCATCAGAAAAAGATGGATTATATTGGCTAAAAAAAAAATTAAATAATAATTATGAAAAAAAAATAATAATAACTGCATTACGTGTATGTAATTATTCTCCTATTAATGCATATAAATTATTAAATAGTTCTTTATGGTTACAAAGAAAAAATTTATATGAAATTTTTATTTCAGCAATAAAACATGATATATTATGTCTATTAAAAATATTAAATACTAATAATATCCTATTATATTTTAATTGGTTATATTTAATATTATTAGATGTAATAAAATATCATTTAAAATTTAAAAAAAAATTTTTTTATAATATAGATCAACTTGACTTAATTTTAGCAATATCAAATTTAATAAATTTAAATAATATATTTTTAATTATAGATGATTTATTATATTATCGTAAATGTTTAATTAATATTAATAATATTAATCAAAAATTAGTTTTAATTAGATTTTTATTATCATTAGAAAAAAAAACAAATATTAATAATAATAATTAA
- the sppA gene encoding signal peptide peptidase SppA: MTILWNLIKSFFCYIWFTVNFLKKLILNIMFLLLIIIISYYIYNIKFNNQTNNLNKNKKHILEIDVQYLTDDIISHNSNNIFLKFFDKILNLSITNSTFQVAQAIHHAKTDKNISGIILNLSDCMVEDMPTLSYIGKYLHDFKTSGKPIYAIGDIYNQKQYYLASFANKIILEPHGYIDLHGLFIENFYFKSLLKKLKVKVNVFKIGEFKSAIEPVTRDNMSPSTKIVEKKLINNLWNNYLKTVANNRHISIQNLFPKHKDYVQKLKKSNGNLALYALKNKLVDKLSTKFDFNLDMVKKFGWDLNNQTYNHIDINEYIKQNFKPNKKKNIAVITINGILNYGLESSNIIDKINQVYLDPNIKGLILKINSPGGSLTASEYIYNSLISLKKVHKPIVVSMGEVAASGGYFIATAGNYIISDINTITGSIGIFSLLPTLNNTLKSFGIYSDGVNTNIGLVNSIYKELPLQNKEIAKVNIQGGYDRFVYLISHSRHKSIKDVKKLANGMVWIGKDAKKNGLIDAIGDFDSAIEKISELTGIRNISLKWLEDDADFLPLNLLDLFSFQKNSSISFNDIFSSLINYYIQKNSLKNNLLLSTKQINDPRNIYAIYNLNID; this comes from the coding sequence ATGACTATTTTATGGAATTTGATAAAATCTTTTTTTTGTTATATTTGGTTTACAGTCAATTTTCTTAAAAAATTAATATTAAATATAATGTTTTTATTATTAATAATAATAATTAGTTATTATATTTATAATATTAAATTTAATAATCAAACAAATAATTTAAATAAAAATAAAAAACATATATTAGAAATTGATGTTCAATATTTAACAGATGATATAATTAGTCATAATAGTAATAATATTTTTTTAAAATTTTTTGATAAAATATTAAATTTATCTATTACAAACTCAACTTTTCAAGTTGCACAAGCTATTCATCATGCAAAAACAGATAAAAATATTAGTGGTATTATATTAAATTTAAGTGATTGTATGGTAGAAGATATGCCTACATTAAGTTATATAGGTAAATATTTACATGATTTTAAAACTTCAGGTAAACCTATATATGCTATAGGAGATATATATAATCAAAAACAATATTATTTAGCTAGTTTTGCTAATAAGATAATTTTAGAACCACATGGATATATAGATTTACATGGATTATTTATAGAAAATTTTTACTTTAAAAGTTTATTAAAAAAATTAAAAGTAAAAGTAAATGTTTTTAAAATAGGAGAATTTAAATCAGCTATTGAACCAGTAACAAGAGATAATATGTCTCCAAGTACTAAAATTGTAGAAAAAAAATTAATTAATAATTTATGGAATAATTATTTAAAAACAGTTGCAAATAATCGTCACATAAGTATTCAAAATTTATTTCCAAAACATAAAGATTATGTTCAAAAATTAAAAAAAAGTAATGGAAATTTAGCATTATATGCTTTAAAAAATAAATTAGTAGATAAATTATCTACAAAATTTGATTTTAATCTTGATATGGTAAAAAAATTTGGATGGGATTTAAATAATCAAACATATAATCATATTGATATAAATGAATATATCAAACAAAATTTTAAACCAAATAAGAAAAAAAATATTGCAGTAATCACTATTAATGGAATTTTAAATTATGGTTTAGAAAGTTCTAATATTATTGATAAAATAAATCAAGTTTATTTAGATCCTAATATAAAAGGATTAATATTAAAAATTAATAGTCCAGGAGGTAGTTTAACAGCTTCTGAATATATATATAATTCCTTAATTTCCTTAAAAAAAGTTCATAAACCTATTGTAGTATCAATGGGTGAAGTAGCAGCATCAGGAGGATATTTTATTGCAACAGCAGGTAATTATATTATAAGTGATATAAATACTATTACTGGATCTATTGGTATATTTTCTCTTTTACCTACATTGAATAATACTTTAAAAAGCTTTGGAATTTATAGTGATGGAGTTAATACTAATATTGGATTAGTAAATTCAATATATAAAGAATTACCTTTACAAAATAAAGAAATTGCAAAAGTAAATATACAAGGAGGTTATGATCGATTTGTATATTTAATTTCTCACTCAAGACATAAATCTATAAAAGATGTAAAAAAATTAGCTAATGGTATGGTATGGATAGGCAAAGATGCAAAAAAAAATGGATTAATTGATGCTATTGGAGATTTTGATTCTGCTATAGAAAAAATTTCTGAGTTAACAGGGATAAGAAATATTTCATTAAAATGGTTAGAAGATGATGCTGATTTTCTTCCTTTAAATTTATTAGATTTATTTTCTTTTCAAAAAAATAGTTCTATTTCATTTAATGATATTTTTTCTTCTTTAATAAATTACTATATTCAAAAAAATTCATTAAAAAATAATTTATTATTATCAACAAAACAAATAAATGATCCAAGAAATATATATGCTATATATAATTTGAATATTGATTAG
- the xthA gene encoding exodeoxyribonuclease III — protein MKFLSFNINGIRAHIHQLESIINLYNPDIIGLQETKVENLNFPKEKLIKLGYNVFSYGEKRYYGVALLSKYIPLNVQKGFLYNQFNKQKRLIIIDIPSSIGIIKIINCYFPQGDNRNNFIKFSSKINFFKNLQQFLEDNVDPNNPVILMGDINVSISDLDIGIGEINRKRWLKKGKCSFLPEERICINKLLKWGLFDIWRIMNPKINNVFSWFDYRSKGYLNNRGLRVDLILISKILIKYYINSNIEYSIRKMIKPSDHTPVWVNLKIF, from the coding sequence ATGAAATTCCTTTCATTTAATATTAATGGTATTAGAGCACATATTCATCAACTTGAATCAATAATTAATTTATATAATCCTGATATTATTGGATTACAAGAAACTAAAGTTGAAAATTTAAATTTCCCTAAAGAAAAATTAATTAAATTAGGTTATAATGTTTTCTCTTATGGTGAAAAAAGATATTATGGAGTAGCACTATTAAGTAAATATATTCCATTAAATGTACAAAAAGGATTTTTATATAATCAATTTAATAAACAAAAAAGATTAATAATAATTGATATTCCAAGTTCTATTGGTATTATAAAAATAATTAATTGTTATTTTCCTCAAGGAGATAATCGTAATAATTTTATTAAATTTTCTTCTAAAATTAATTTTTTTAAAAATTTACAACAATTTCTTGAAGATAATGTAGATCCTAATAATCCTGTTATATTAATGGGTGATATAAATGTTAGTATTTCTGATTTAGATATTGGTATAGGAGAAATTAATCGTAAACGATGGTTAAAGAAAGGTAAATGTTCTTTTTTACCAGAAGAAAGAATATGTATTAATAAATTATTAAAATGGGGTTTATTTGATATTTGGAGAATAATGAATCCAAAAATAAATAATGTATTTTCTTGGTTTGATTATAGATCTAAAGGATATTTAAATAATCGTGGATTAAGAGTAGATTTAATTTTAATTAGTAAAATATTAATAAAATATTATATTAATTCAAATATAGAATATTCTATTCGCAAAATGATTAAACCATCAGATCATACTCCTGTTTGGGTTAATTTAAAAATTTTTTAA